In the genome of Candidatus Kapaibacterium sp., the window TTTGGAAGCAGGAGCATATTCCTGCATAAATTCTTCGAATGAGTCTAATTGCACACTTAGTAAATCGGGATAAACCGGTGTAACTAAGGAGCGAGAAAAGCTCACTCTTTTACGAAGTCTGAAAATACCGTCTCCGGTTTCGAGGAGTTTCAAATCAAGATTACCATAGGTTTTGTGACCTACCAAATAATCTAATCTGTTATCCGTACCGATGTTGCTAGTATTTACGTCCACTGAGCACCTCCTGTTAACGCTTTAGGACAAAAAATAAGGGATTTTATGATGTCGCTGCCGTTAGCAGAAATATCATAAAAACCCTTTTTTAGTATATATTTATTCATCAATTGATAATTATAAATTTATATTTTGATTAATTAAAGTGACCAACCCAAAATAAGAACAAAAGGGGGAAGCGAGTAAATATTACTCACTTTCCCCGTTGATACGAGATATAACAAGCTATTTAAGTGTAACCTTAGCGCCTGCTTCTTCCAATTTCTTTTTAATATCCATAGCTTCATCTTTCGAAGCTCCTTCTTTAACAACTTTAGGTGCAGCTTCTACAAGGTCTTTAGCTTCTTTCAGACCAATGCCTGTCAATTCGCGAACGACTTTGATAACGTTCAATTTCTTGTCGCCGGCTTCAGTCAATTCTACGTCAAACTCAGTTTGTTCTTCTTCAGCAGGAGCTGCAGCAGCTGCAGGAGCAGCCATAGCACCCATCATCATAGGAGCAGCGGCAGTTACACCGAATTTGTCTTCCATTGCTTTTTTAAGTTCTGATGCTTCGAGAAGTGTCAAAGAAGCAATTTCTTCTAATAATTTTTCTATTTTTTCTGACATTATAAACTCACTTTTTTAAAAATATTTTACAAAATAATTAATTACGCAGCATCATTCTGCTTTTTAGCAACTTCTTCTATTAATGATGCGACATCACTCAATACAGAGTTAATAGTACCGACGATACCGGATGCAGGAGCACCGAGGCTGCCAACAATAGCTGCCATTAAATCGTCACGAGACGGCAACGAAGCGACTACACTTAGTTGCGAACTGCCAAAGAATTGCCCTTCGATGACTGCTGCTTTGAAAGCAGGCTTGCCACCTTTTTCGGAGAATTCTTTGATAACCTTTGCGGGCTTAGTCGGGTCCTTATAACCAAAAACGATGGCGGTCTGACCTTTCAAAACGTCATCAGGGACATCGAATTTGCCGACTACGTCTAAAGCTCTGCGAAGCAAAGTATTTTTAGCCACTTTGTACTTCAGCTCTTTCTCGAAAATTAATTTACGGAATCGGTTGGTTAACTCAACGTCCATAGATTCGAAATTTACAAGAAAGATGCCTTCAGCTTCCTGCAGTTGATTGACAAGAATGTCAACTAATTGCTGTTTTTTCTTTTTTGTTACCATAAATATATATTACCAATTATATGTTTAATCTCAGACACAACCCCGTTTTGGGGCGAGAAGCGAGCCTGAAATTAGCGCGTAATAGTCTTATTCGTTATTAAAAGTTGACTCTTTGACGTTTACGCCCGGACCCATGGTCGAGGAAAACGCAACTTTTTTAATGTATTTGCCTTTAGCCGTCGAAGGCTTTGCTTTCAATATACTTGAGTATAAAGCATTGGCATTGTCAGTAAGTTGTGCTACATCAAATGAGCACTTTCCGATTGCGGCATGAATGTTACCGGTTTTATCAACACGATATTCAATTTTACCGGCTTTCAATTCTACGACTGTTTTCGCTACGTCGAAAGTAACAGTACCGACTTTGGGGTTCGGCATCAAGCCACGAGGACCTAATATACGACCGAGTTTACCAACTTCGCCCATAACATCGGGAGTTGCGACAATAACGTCAATGTCTGCCCAACCACCCTTAATTTTTTCGACATATTCATCAAGACCTGCATAATCGGCGCCTGCGTCTAAAGCTTCTTGATCTTTCGGTGTTTTTGCCAATACGAGCACTCTGACGTTCTTACCTGTGCCGTGGGGCAGCGATACAGTACCGCGAACCATTTGATCTGCTTTACGAGGATCGACACCGAGATTCATGACCATTTCAAAGGACTCGTCGAATTTTGCAGTAGCATTTTTCTTAACGAGCGGAATTGCATCATTTACATCATATATTGCGTCTTGGTCGTAACTTTTCAGCAGTGCGCTGAATCTTTTTCCTCGATTTTTCATGTTATTAATTATATTAAATTACAAAAATTAGTCTTCGACTACTATACCCATGCTTCGAGCCGTTCCGGCTATCATGGAAACAGATTTTTCAATATCATAAGCGTTGAGGTCATTCTTTTTGATTGTGATGATATCCTCAATCTGTTGGCGATTTACTTTTCCAACTTTCACTTTGTTCGGTTCTTTCGAACCACTTTTTAATCCGGCAGCTTTAGCAAGCAAAACTGAAGCGGGTGGGGATTTGATAACAAAAGTAAACGACTTATCACTAAAATAAGTAACTAAAACGGGGAATATCGTGCCGATATCCTTCGAAGTTTTACCGTTAAATTGCTTTACAAATTCCATACCGTTAAGGCTTCGCTGACCGAAAGCCGGACCTACGGGCGGCGCCATTGTTGCTTCCCCAGCTTTGAGCTGCAACTTGAACGAACCAATTACTTTCTTTGCCATATAAGTGCTTTATTTATACTTTACTAAAATTCTATATTTCTAATTCAACTTGGCTGAAATCAAGCTCGACAGGAGTTTTCCTGCCTAAGATTCCGACTTCAACTTTGAGTTTTTGTTTTTCGAAGTTAATTTCTTTTACAGTACCGTTGAAGGAGTTGAATGGTCCTTCGATAACCCTGACAGGGTCACCAACGGCAAAAGAAGTTTCGACAGTTGTAATATCCTTGCGTTCTTCGACTCTTCCGATAATTCTCTCAACTTCGTGTGGTTGCAAAGCAACGGGCTCGCTGCGACGACCAACAAAACTAACGATTGATGGTACTTGGCTTATGATATCCCGAGTTCTGCGATCTAAAATGGCTTTAATGAGAATGTATCCGGGCAAAAAGTTCTTAATCCGAGTTCTTCTCTTGCCATTTCTGACTTCAAAGACGGTTTCTTGCGGAATGACAATTTCGAGAACTTTCTCTTGCAAATTCATTCTTTTGATTTCGGCTTCGATACCCGTCTTGACTTTAGCCTCGTGACTTGTGTAAGTCCGAATAGCATACCATCGCGGTTCAATCTTGGTTTCGTCTATATGTTCGCCGTAATCAGTCATACTTGTATCGCCGGATTAAAAAATTGATTTCATGAAAAAAGTCATTATTTCATCAATAATGAATGTAAAAACAGTGAGTATGCCGGTGACGACTACCACAACAATAGTTGATTCACGCAATTGCTCTCTTGAGGGCCATGAGACCTTCTTCATTTCGGAGACAACTTCACCGGTGAACTTTTTTATTTTACCAACCATTTTGAACTTTATTAATTAACGTAAAAAATTCGGCATAACCCATAGGGCACACCACGAAAAATTTGCACGGGTGGTAGGACTTGAACCCACAGCCAACGGTTTTGGAGACCGCTACTCTACCAATTGAGCTACACCCGTATTCAGCTGAGCTGATGACGGGACTTGAACCCGTGACCTCGTCCTTACCAAGGACGTGCTCTACCAGCTGAGCTACATCAGCATAATGCCAATACTCGCAAACCGCGATGCCATTTAGCAATATGCTGAATGACTTCTCAAATTTTCGAGCGGGAGACGAGACTCGAACCCGCGACCCTCAGCTTGGAAGGCTGATGCTCTACCAACTGAGCTACTCCCGCAAAAGCTGTCAATTTAAAATCTTGGTGGTGGGCAGAGAAGGATTCGAACCTCCGTAAGGTGTTACCTAGCAGATTTACAGTCTGCCCCGTTTAACCGCTTCGGTATCTGCCCAAATTGAATAGCTTACAAAAATACTAAAAATATTTCAAATAACAATACAAAAACTCTTAATTCATTGCATTGCGAATAATCGCTTGGAAGACTTCAGGTTTGTTCATAGCGAAATCTGCTAAGATTTTACGATTCATCTGAATATTCTTCATCTTCAAAGCATGGATAAGTTGTGAGTATGTAGTACCGTTCTCACGAGCAGCAGCATTAATACGCATTATCCATAAGCTTCTGTAGCTACGTTTCTTTAATTTACGTCCTACAAAGGCATGAAGTAAACCTTTTTCGATATGATTTTTGGCAATGGTCCAAGCATTCTTTCTTAGTCCCCAATAGCCTTTGGCAAGCTTTAAAATTCTTTTTCTTTTATTGCGAGCCGCTACTTTATTATTTGCTCTTGGCATGGTTACAAACCTCCTAATATTTTAGGGCTGAGGGAGAGCCGCTACCCCTTTTGCCCGATTTAGCCGTTTAGGCTTTTGCTAATAATCTTTTTACACCACGAACATCAACATCACTGATGACTGTTGACTGCTTCAAATTTCTTTTGCGCTTAGAACTTTTTTTAGTCAAAATATGACTTCCATAAGCTTTGCGTCGCTTTATAGTACCGCTTGAAGCGATTTTAAACCGCTTCTTGGCAGATCCGTTTGACTTCATCTTAGGCATCGTTTATCCTGTTTATTATTATTCTCATCTCAAATAGAGAACTACAAAAATAGCAAGATTTTTTTATTTACAAAAACTTTTTTTTCAAATATTATATTTTTTTCTGTTTTTTATTCATCTTTCTTGTTTGTATGTTTGTATTAGTATGGGGGAATACTTTTTCTTTTCTTTTTTAGGCATTATGATGCAGATTTATTATCATGTTTAATTTTACAACGAAAATAACTGATTGGCTCAAGGACAACCGTTGGTTAGTGCTTGTGTTCATCGTTGTTGCTGCGGCAGCGGCATTAGTTTTTGTTTCCAATGTTAGGAGCATTAACGGTTTGCTTGTGCAAAAACGTGAGTTGGAAAAGCTTGCAAATGAACTGAGAGACAAAAATAAGCGACTTCAATCGCAAGTAATTCATTTGCAGTCAGCAGAGCGCATTATCAATTATGCAACCGAAGAATTAGATATGGTAACCCCTGATGTTGCACCGCAGGTAATCGAATAACGCTATATGAACGCTCCTGAAAATGAAATAAGGCAAAAGAAATTTTGGAAATTCTGGTTGGTTTTGATTACTGTCAATATCGGAATGGCAATAATTATCTGGCGATTGATTGATATTCAGGTCATTTCAAATGAAGAATACAAGTCAAAAGCTAAACGCCAACACGAATCAAAAGTCAATCTGACACCGGAACGAGGCATTATTTATGACCGTAATGGCAAAGTAATCGCATCAAATTTTGAAAGCGTTTCGATAGCTATTGACCCTCGCCATATCCAAGATTTGAAGGGTTTTGCTAATGCTGTCGAACATGATTACGGATACAGTGCATCGGGAATTATTTCAAAAGTTAAAGCATCAAAAAAATCATTCGTTTGGATAACACGCAGGGCTGACCCTACAAAGTTTAACAAGTTGGTAGGATTTTCCGACAAAGGTTTGATTCTTATTCGCGAGCCGCGACGGATTTATCAATATGATAATATCGCATCGCAGCTAATAGGCTTTACGGACGTTGATAACCATGGTTTGAGCGGCTTAGAACTCAAATGGGATAGTTTGTTGAAAGGTCGCGATGGTTATATGATAATGAATCGTGATGGTGCAGGCAGGTTACGTCCGGCAGCAGATTTACCATTGATTCCGGCATTCGATGGTTATTCGATGAATCTTACTATTGACATTGATTTGCAGCGAATTGTCGAGCATGAATTGAAAACCGGTGTAGAAAATGCCGGTGCCGAGAGCGGTACAGTGATAGCTTTACACCCGAAAACAGGCGAAATTATCGCCATAGCATCATACCCAAGTTACGACCCACACAAGCCCGGTGGCATGTCCTCCGCCTTTTTGCGAATGCGAGCGATTACCGATACATACGAACCCGGTTCGACGTTCAAGCTGATTACGGCAGCCGCTGCTTTAGAAGAGAATATCATCAAGGAAACTGATACGTTAGACGGTCACCTTGGCACTCTCACAATGAGAAGCTACGTAATTCGCGATGTAAAGCCCTTAGGGAGGATTTCTTTCCGTCAGGCGATGGAATATTCATCTAACATCATACTTTCAACTGTGGCAAATATGATGAGCGATAATAATTTCTACAAATATTTGCGAGATTTCGGTTTCGGCATCAAAACCGATGTTGATTTCCCGGGTGAAGTGACCGGAAAATTACCCAAACCAAAAAATTTCACATCTTCTACAAAACGCTATTTGGGTTTTGGTTATGGTTTATCGGTGACGCCGCTTCAAATGGCAAACGCATACGGTGCTGTAGCTAATGGCGGCACTTTGATGAAACCCTATTTAGTAAGTTCAGTATTCGATTCGGAAGGGAGAGAAGTCTATTCGCAGAATCCTGTAGTAGTCAGACGTGTAATATCGGAGGAAACGGCTGCAAGATTGACTGACATATTGAAAGGCGTCGTAAGCCGAGGAACCGGCAAAGCTGCAAGAGTTGACGGATTGGAAATTTGCGGGAAAACGGGTACTTCGCAACAAATCGTTGACGGTAGATATTCTAAGGAAAATTATACAGCTACGTTTGCGGGTTATTTTCCGGCTAACGACCCACAAGTAGCATTAATCGTGATGTTGGACAAACCTCGCACGAGCATCTACGGTGGTGCTACTGCTGCTCCAATTTTCAGAGGAATTGCTTCCAAATGGACGGGAGCAAATCCAAATACTGCAATTGCTAATAAATTTGTTGACAGTACCAAAACTAACAAGGATTCCGTTTTAGTACCGAATATTGTAGGATTGAAGTCCGAATTAGCCGAGGATTTGCTCAAAAATCGCGGATTTGGGCTGACTTATTCCGGCAATTCGCAAGGAATCGTGTTGGCGCAAAATCCCAAAGCACATAGCCGAACAATAAACGGGAAAATCGTTGATATGACAATCGTAGCCACTGACACTGTCCAAAGCCCTGATGCAATAGTTGTGCTGAAAGGAATGCCACTCAGAAGTGCTCTTGCAATTTTGAATGCCGGTGGTGTAAAGACTAAAATTGTAGGCAACGGAAATATCGTTACAGACCAAAAATGGTCTCGAAATTCCGACGGTAGCTCAAATTGTATTATCTATTCCAAATAATTGCTAATTCATTCATACGAATTCACCACTTCGCATACTTGCTTGATTTCCGTTTCGGTCAAATATGGGTGCATAGGTAAACTGAAAATGCGTTCTGAAATCATTTCGGAAATCGGAAAATCACCCTTTTTATAGCCAAGGTCATCAAAGGCTTTTTGCAAGTGTAGAGGCTTCGGATAATAAATAACACTCGGAATGCCCTGACGGCTTAATTTTTCCATTATGATTCGGCGATGCTCGCTATCTTTTGCGAGCACTGAATACAATGCCCAAGCACTTGAATTACTTTCAGGAATGAATTGAGTTTTAACAGTTTTGAGGCGCGTAGCATATGAATTAGCAATTTTATTCCGCATCAAAAGTTCTTCATCGAAAATTTTCATTTTTTCAATTAAAATCGTGGCTTGAATAGTATCCAATCGCCCATTAATGCCTATTCGGTCATTGTTGTACTTATCTTCGCCCTGACCATGAACTCTGATTGATTGCAGTAGCATTGCTGTTTCCGGGTCATTTGTGAAAATTGCCCCACCATCTCCGTAGCATCCGAGCGGTTTTGCAGGATAAAATGATGTGGCTGCTACATCCCCGAAACTACCTGCTTTCTTTGCGGATTGCGTAGCTCCGAATGATTGTGCCGCATCTTCGATAACTTTGAGTCCGTATTTTGCGGCTATTTCGCTAATTTGGGAATAATCCGGCATCAATCCAAATAAGTCCACAGGTATGATTGCTTTAGCTTTCAAATTCCCGTGGGAAATGACTTGTTTGATTTTGGATTCGAGCTCATTTGTGTCAATATTGAACGATTTGGGGTCAATATCTACAAAAACGGGTGTAGCTCCTGTTAGAGCAATTACTTCAGCTGTGGCTATGAATGTAAACGGTGTAGTAAATACGGCGTCTCCCCTGCCAATGCCCCATGCCATAAGTGGCATTAATAGTGCATCTGTTCCGGATGCACAAGATATGCAATGTTTCACTCCAACATAGTCGGCTAATAGTTGCTCCAATTCCGCTACTTTGCCACCCATGATGAAGGCGCCCGAATCAAGCACTTTTGATATTTCGGTGTCTATGGAGTTTTTTAGCC includes:
- the rplL gene encoding 50S ribosomal protein L7/L12, which encodes MSEKIEKLLEEIASLTLLEASELKKAMEDKFGVTAAAPMMMGAMAAPAAAAAPAEEEQTEFDVELTEAGDKKLNVIKVVRELTGIGLKEAKDLVEAAPKVVKEGASKDEAMDIKKKLEEAGAKVTLK
- the rplJ gene encoding 50S ribosomal protein L10, whose amino-acid sequence is MVTKKKKQQLVDILVNQLQEAEGIFLVNFESMDVELTNRFRKLIFEKELKYKVAKNTLLRRALDVVGKFDVPDDVLKGQTAIVFGYKDPTKPAKVIKEFSEKGGKPAFKAAVIEGQFFGSSQLSVVASLPSRDDLMAAIVGSLGAPASGIVGTINSVLSDVASLIEEVAKKQNDAA
- the rplA gene encoding 50S ribosomal protein L1, giving the protein MKNRGKRFSALLKSYDQDAIYDVNDAIPLVKKNATAKFDESFEMVMNLGVDPRKADQMVRGTVSLPHGTGKNVRVLVLAKTPKDQEALDAGADYAGLDEYVEKIKGGWADIDVIVATPDVMGEVGKLGRILGPRGLMPNPKVGTVTFDVAKTVVELKAGKIEYRVDKTGNIHAAIGKCSFDVAQLTDNANALYSSILKAKPSTAKGKYIKKVAFSSTMGPGVNVKESTFNNE
- the rplK gene encoding 50S ribosomal protein L11, which codes for MAKKVIGSFKLQLKAGEATMAPPVGPAFGQRSLNGMEFVKQFNGKTSKDIGTIFPVLVTYFSDKSFTFVIKSPPASVLLAKAAGLKSGSKEPNKVKVGKVNRQQIEDIITIKKNDLNAYDIEKSVSMIAGTARSMGIVVED
- the nusG gene encoding transcription termination/antitermination protein NusG — translated: MTDYGEHIDETKIEPRWYAIRTYTSHEAKVKTGIEAEIKRMNLQEKVLEIVIPQETVFEVRNGKRRTRIKNFLPGYILIKAILDRRTRDIISQVPSIVSFVGRRSEPVALQPHEVERIIGRVEERKDITTVETSFAVGDPVRVIEGPFNSFNGTVKEINFEKQKLKVEVGILGRKTPVELDFSQVELEI
- the secE gene encoding preprotein translocase subunit SecE, with protein sequence MVGKIKKFTGEVVSEMKKVSWPSREQLRESTIVVVVVTGILTVFTFIIDEIMTFFMKSIF
- the rplT gene encoding 50S ribosomal protein L20, yielding MPRANNKVAARNKRKRILKLAKGYWGLRKNAWTIAKNHIEKGLLHAFVGRKLKKRSYRSLWIMRINAAARENGTTYSQLIHALKMKNIQMNRKILADFAMNKPEVFQAIIRNAMN
- the rpmI gene encoding 50S ribosomal protein L35; this translates as MPKMKSNGSAKKRFKIASSGTIKRRKAYGSHILTKKSSKRKRNLKQSTVISDVDVRGVKRLLAKA
- a CDS encoding cell division protein FtsL, with amino-acid sequence MFNFTTKITDWLKDNRWLVLVFIVVAAAAALVFVSNVRSINGLLVQKRELEKLANELRDKNKRLQSQVIHLQSAERIINYATEELDMVTPDVAPQVIE
- a CDS encoding penicillin-binding transpeptidase domain-containing protein, translated to MNAPENEIRQKKFWKFWLVLITVNIGMAIIIWRLIDIQVISNEEYKSKAKRQHESKVNLTPERGIIYDRNGKVIASNFESVSIAIDPRHIQDLKGFANAVEHDYGYSASGIISKVKASKKSFVWITRRADPTKFNKLVGFSDKGLILIREPRRIYQYDNIASQLIGFTDVDNHGLSGLELKWDSLLKGRDGYMIMNRDGAGRLRPAADLPLIPAFDGYSMNLTIDIDLQRIVEHELKTGVENAGAESGTVIALHPKTGEIIAIASYPSYDPHKPGGMSSAFLRMRAITDTYEPGSTFKLITAAAALEENIIKETDTLDGHLGTLTMRSYVIRDVKPLGRISFRQAMEYSSNIILSTVANMMSDNNFYKYLRDFGFGIKTDVDFPGEVTGKLPKPKNFTSSTKRYLGFGYGLSVTPLQMANAYGAVANGGTLMKPYLVSSVFDSEGREVYSQNPVVVRRVISEETAARLTDILKGVVSRGTGKAARVDGLEICGKTGTSQQIVDGRYSKENYTATFAGYFPANDPQVALIVMLDKPRTSIYGGATAAPIFRGIASKWTGANPNTAIANKFVDSTKTNKDSVLVPNIVGLKSELAEDLLKNRGFGLTYSGNSQGIVLAQNPKAHSRTINGKIVDMTIVATDTVQSPDAIVVLKGMPLRSALAILNAGGVKTKIVGNGNIVTDQKWSRNSDGSSNCIIYSK
- a CDS encoding DegT/DnrJ/EryC1/StrS aminotransferase family protein, which codes for MKFIDLDTQYKRLKNSIDTEISKVLDSGAFIMGGKVAELEQLLADYVGVKHCISCASGTDALLMPLMAWGIGRGDAVFTTPFTFIATAEVIALTGATPVFVDIDPKSFNIDTNELESKIKQVISHGNLKAKAIIPVDLFGLMPDYSQISEIAAKYGLKVIEDAAQSFGATQSAKKAGSFGDVAATSFYPAKPLGCYGDGGAIFTNDPETAMLLQSIRVHGQGEDKYNNDRIGINGRLDTIQATILIEKMKIFDEELLMRNKIANSYATRLKTVKTQFIPESNSSAWALYSVLAKDSEHRRIIMEKLSRQGIPSVIYYPKPLHLQKAFDDLGYKKGDFPISEMISERIFSLPMHPYLTETEIKQVCEVVNSYE